The following proteins come from a genomic window of Chryseobacterium glaciei:
- a CDS encoding FKBP-type peptidyl-prolyl cis-trans isomerase, producing the protein MGVADLLFKRKKELAEKNLNDGKEYMEEYGKRESVVQLPSGLQYEIITEGDGAKPGPKSMVKCHYHGTTIGGKVFDSSVKRGTPASFPLNKVIKGWTEALQLMPVGSKWRLIIPAHLAYGEQEVSKEIGPNSTLVFVVELLGIK; encoded by the coding sequence ATGGGAGTAGCAGATTTGTTATTTAAGCGTAAAAAAGAATTAGCAGAGAAAAACCTTAACGATGGTAAGGAATACATGGAAGAATACGGTAAAAGAGAAAGCGTAGTGCAATTGCCAAGTGGTTTGCAATATGAGATCATTACCGAAGGAGACGGTGCAAAGCCAGGGCCTAAATCTATGGTAAAATGCCACTACCACGGAACTACAATTGGCGGAAAAGTTTTCGATAGCTCTGTAAAAAGAGGAACACCAGCTTCTTTTCCTTTGAACAAAGTAATTAAGGGTTGGACGGAAGCATTACAATTAATGCCTGTAGGAAGCAAGTGGAGATTGATTATTCCTGCACATTTGGCGTATGGAGAGCAAGAAGTTAGCAAAGAGATTGGACCAAACAGTACCCTTGTTTTTGTTGTAGAATTGTTAGGAATTAAGTAA